A single region of the Anaerolineales bacterium genome encodes:
- the dnaA gene encoding chromosomal replication initiator protein DnaA has product MNAKDAWLATLGQLQIQLSRATYDTWLRRADFFAYEDGRFVVSVPSGFARDWIERHLQPSIAQTLGKLLRQPIDFQVIVYDPAAENTDSDETFPLFHYAQRLAEPQGENRGEAIHPDYTFERFVSGSSNHYAYLLAQAAAEGTLNGQGSILLQGAMGVGKTHLLQAITHRAVARGLQVVYLSAEAFTSELIGAIRSNGSGGAAFREKFRTADMVLIDDLQFVEAKDSTQSELVAIWDVLRNRGKTMIFAADRLPCDMAKLSRDARSRFQSGPIAALELPDYALREAIIAAKSAERTVNLPSAVAAILAERLTGSVRDLNSAVDQLATFSTLTKQAVGMADAERVLRVLGVGTSDEVGLSHRGETPTLTAILNATADHFHLSLSDLASRTRTKHIALARQIAMYLAREDGGISLPEIGEALGGRDHSTVVHGCTRAAELVARDAAFARDIADVRARYGRLTATQEPVPVRVKERWRR; this is encoded by the coding sequence ACGGGCAGATTTCTTCGCCTATGAGGATGGGCGCTTTGTTGTCAGTGTACCAAGCGGCTTTGCCCGCGATTGGATTGAGCGTCATCTTCAGCCTTCCATTGCCCAAACGCTAGGCAAACTCCTTCGCCAGCCGATTGATTTTCAGGTGATCGTCTACGATCCCGCCGCCGAGAACACCGATTCAGACGAAACGTTCCCCCTTTTCCACTATGCGCAGCGCCTAGCCGAGCCGCAGGGAGAAAACCGAGGGGAGGCGATTCATCCCGACTATACTTTTGAACGATTCGTCAGTGGGAGCAGCAACCATTACGCCTATCTTCTGGCACAAGCCGCCGCCGAGGGGACGCTCAATGGGCAGGGGTCTATTCTTTTGCAAGGGGCAATGGGTGTTGGCAAGACTCACCTTTTGCAAGCGATCACCCATCGGGCAGTGGCGCGGGGATTGCAAGTGGTTTACCTCTCAGCCGAGGCGTTCACCTCAGAACTTATCGGGGCGATTCGCTCAAACGGGTCGGGTGGGGCTGCCTTCCGCGAGAAATTTCGCACGGCAGATATGGTGCTGATTGATGATCTGCAATTTGTCGAAGCGAAAGACAGCACCCAAAGCGAACTTGTCGCCATTTGGGATGTGCTGCGCAACCGAGGCAAGACGATGATCTTTGCCGCAGACCGCCTCCCCTGTGATATGGCGAAACTCAGCCGCGATGCCCGCAGTCGCTTTCAATCTGGACCGATTGCCGCCTTAGAACTGCCCGATTATGCCCTAAGAGAGGCAATTATCGCCGCAAAGAGCGCCGAACGAACCGTAAATCTCCCCTCGGCAGTAGCGGCGATCCTCGCTGAACGCCTTACGGGAAGCGTCCGCGACCTGAACAGCGCTGTTGATCAACTGGCAACCTTCAGCACGCTGACCAAGCAAGCGGTGGGGATGGCGGATGCTGAGCGGGTTCTACGGGTGCTAGGGGTTGGTACAAGCGACGAGGTAGGTCTTTCCCACAGGGGGGAAACGCCCACCTTGACGGCGATTTTGAACGCCACTGCCGATCATTTCCATCTCTCCCTAAGTGATCTTGCCAGCCGGACGCGGACGAAGCACATTGCCTTAGCGCGGCAGATCGCCATGTACCTTGCCCGTGAGGACGGGGGCATTTCCCTTCCAGAAATTGGCGAGGCGCTCGGTGGGCGGGATCACAGCACGGTGGTGCATGGCTGCACTCGTGCGGCTGAATTGGTAGCGAGGGATGCTGCCTTTGCCCGCGATATTGCCGATGTTCGGGCGCGGTATGGGCGCCTCACGGCGACCCAAGAGCCTGTCCCTGTACGGGTGAAAGAGCGTTGGCGACGCTAG